Proteins encoded by one window of Streptacidiphilus sp. PB12-B1b:
- a CDS encoding cation diffusion facilitator family transporter, which translates to MSQVHEHEHEGAAHDHGSSTGPGHDDHGHSHGSGSGGHAGHSHGVSADADRRYLLGALALIAAYMVGEVILGFLAHSLALISDAGHMLTDAASLLLALLAMRLSARPARGSLTFGLKRAEILSAQANGITLLALGAIFSYEAIRRLLAPPTVEGGIVLVTALVGIVVNVIAAWLISRANRSSLNVEGAYQHILNDAWAFIATAAAGLVVLLTGFTRADAIATLVVAALMFHAGYGLVRESGRIFLEAAPAGLDPDAIGTQLVAEPGVVEVHDLHVWTITSGYPALSAHVLVRDDLDCHAVRARLEASLRSDHHIQHTTLQVDHATPELLQLGAEPDAHCVDPHGSAHRAGGER; encoded by the coding sequence GTGAGCCAGGTCCACGAGCACGAGCACGAGGGGGCCGCCCACGACCACGGGAGCTCCACCGGGCCCGGCCACGACGACCACGGCCACAGCCACGGCTCCGGCTCCGGCGGGCACGCGGGGCACAGCCACGGCGTCTCCGCCGACGCCGACCGGCGGTACCTGCTGGGGGCGCTCGCGCTGATCGCCGCGTACATGGTGGGCGAGGTCATCCTGGGCTTCCTGGCCCATTCGCTGGCGCTGATCTCGGACGCCGGGCACATGCTCACCGACGCCGCCTCGCTGCTGCTGGCGCTGCTGGCGATGCGGCTGTCGGCGCGTCCGGCGCGCGGCTCGCTGACCTTCGGGCTGAAGCGGGCGGAGATCCTGTCGGCGCAGGCCAACGGCATCACCCTGCTCGCACTGGGGGCGATCTTCAGCTACGAGGCGATCCGGCGGCTGCTCGCGCCGCCGACGGTGGAGGGCGGGATCGTCCTGGTGACGGCCCTGGTCGGGATCGTGGTGAATGTGATCGCGGCCTGGCTGATCTCCCGGGCCAACCGCAGCAGCCTCAACGTCGAGGGCGCGTACCAGCACATCCTGAACGACGCCTGGGCGTTCATCGCCACCGCCGCCGCCGGTCTGGTGGTGCTGCTGACCGGCTTCACCCGGGCCGACGCGATCGCCACCCTGGTCGTGGCGGCGCTGATGTTCCACGCCGGGTACGGCCTGGTGCGCGAGTCCGGGCGGATCTTCCTGGAGGCGGCCCCGGCCGGTCTGGACCCGGACGCCATCGGCACGCAGCTGGTGGCGGAGCCGGGCGTGGTGGAGGTCCACGACCTGCACGTGTGGACGATCACCTCGGGCTATCCGGCGCTGTCCGCGCACGTCCTGGTCCGGGACGACCTGGACTGCCACGCGGTGCGGGCCCGGCTGGAGGCGTCGCTGCGGTCGGACCATCACATCCAGCACACGACGCTGCAGGTGGACCACGCCACCCCGGAGCTGCTGCAGCTCGGCGCCGAGCCGGACGCCCACTGCGTGGACCCGCACGGGAGCGCCCACCGGGCCGGTGGCGAACGGTAA
- a CDS encoding MFS transporter yields the protein MSPQPSPPPSSPSESAGRSALAPLRHPAFRALAAGRGISLIGNGVAPMALAFAVLGLTRSVSDLGLVVGSRSLFNVLFLLFGGVLADRLPRHLVLVGSGLMSAATQAAVATLVLTHHATMPLLMALSAANGVFAALALPASSALVPQTVPAELRQSANALNRMAANSSQILGASLGGILVAAVGPGWGLAVDATSFAVSALFFLRVRIPAAGAAGADGPAAAVVKRPGLVSELRDGWTEFASRTWVWMIVGAFGFINAAYAGAVQILGPSVAVRTFGSAGWGFVLASQTAGMVVGGLLALRIRPRRLLLVGVACMAGSALTPLGLGFQVPVYALALAGFVGGLCAEQFGVAWETSLQQEIPQAKLARVYSYDMLGSFVAIPVAQVATGPLTQALGSRATLFGAAGVIVAGTAAMVSVPDVRRLRARRAEPVAEPEPVGVADATA from the coding sequence ATGTCCCCACAGCCGTCGCCGCCGCCGTCCTCCCCCTCCGAATCGGCTGGGCGGTCCGCGCTGGCGCCGCTGCGGCACCCGGCGTTCCGGGCGCTGGCGGCGGGGCGCGGCATCAGCCTGATCGGCAACGGGGTCGCCCCGATGGCGCTGGCCTTCGCGGTGCTCGGCCTCACCCGCTCGGTCAGCGATCTGGGACTGGTCGTCGGTTCGCGTTCGCTGTTCAACGTGCTGTTCCTGCTCTTCGGCGGGGTGCTGGCGGACCGGTTGCCGCGCCACCTGGTGCTGGTCGGCTCAGGCCTGATGAGTGCGGCCACGCAGGCCGCGGTGGCCACGCTGGTGCTCACCCACCACGCGACGATGCCGCTGCTGATGGCGCTCTCCGCGGCGAACGGGGTGTTCGCCGCGCTCGCGCTGCCCGCCTCCTCGGCGCTGGTACCGCAGACCGTGCCTGCCGAGCTCCGGCAGTCCGCCAATGCGCTGAACCGGATGGCGGCCAACTCCTCGCAGATCCTGGGCGCTTCGCTGGGCGGCATCCTGGTCGCGGCGGTGGGCCCGGGGTGGGGTCTGGCGGTGGACGCCACCAGTTTCGCCGTCTCGGCGCTGTTCTTCCTGCGGGTGCGGATCCCGGCGGCCGGTGCGGCCGGTGCGGACGGGCCTGCCGCCGCAGTGGTGAAGCGGCCCGGGCTGGTCAGCGAACTCCGGGACGGCTGGACCGAGTTCGCCTCCCGTACCTGGGTCTGGATGATCGTGGGGGCCTTCGGTTTCATCAACGCCGCCTATGCCGGGGCGGTGCAGATCCTGGGGCCGAGCGTTGCCGTGCGCACTTTCGGCAGTGCCGGTTGGGGTTTCGTGCTGGCCTCGCAGACGGCGGGCATGGTCGTCGGCGGGCTGCTCGCGCTGCGCATCCGGCCGCGGCGGCTGCTGCTGGTCGGGGTGGCCTGCATGGCGGGGTCGGCGTTGACGCCGTTGGGGCTGGGCTTCCAGGTGCCGGTGTACGCGCTGGCGCTGGCGGGTTTCGTGGGCGGTCTGTGCGCCGAGCAGTTCGGCGTGGCCTGGGAGACCTCGCTGCAGCAGGAGATCCCGCAGGCGAAGCTGGCGCGGGTCTACTCGTACGACATGCTGGGGTCGTTCGTCGCCATTCCGGTGGCACAGGTGGCGACCGGTCCGCTGACGCAGGCGCTGGGCAGCCGGGCGACGCTGTTCGGCGCGGCCGGGGTGATCGTGGCCGGGACGGCGGCGATGGTCTCCGTCCCGGACGTGCGCCGGCTGCGGGCCCGCCGCGCGGAGCCGGTGGCCGAGCCGGAGCCGGTGGGCGTGGCCGACGCGACGGCCTGA
- a CDS encoding aldolase/citrate lyase family protein encodes MARQDDSGTTFTRTVRDDVESALAEVDDELRRRYPGEPATRQPVHTVYVPADALDGTTVADLVRDWGSQATRLLDRHAPDAASLAAVLGRPADALAAEVYSRVRAKLDREPVEDLRIDFEDGYGNRPDAEEDAAAVRAARLVAAAVAEGTAPPYLGIRMKCMESAVRARGIRTLDLFLTELLDAGAGRLPEGLVLTLPKVTYPQQVGAMVRLVEDFERAAGLPAGRIGFEIQIETTQAILGADGRATVARMIDAAEGRATGLHYGTFDYSASCGVGAAYQSMEHPVADHAKAVMQVAAAGTGVRLSDGSTNVIPVGSAAQVHDAWRLHHRLVRRSLERAYYQGWDMHPGHLPTRYAAVYSFYREGLDQAAARLHAYVTRTGGDVMDEPATAKALSSYLLRGLDCGAVDATEVEKATGLDRPRLDALAGR; translated from the coding sequence ATGGCGCGCCAGGACGACTCGGGCACCACATTCACGCGAACCGTGCGCGACGACGTGGAGAGCGCCCTCGCCGAGGTCGACGACGAACTCCGGCGCCGCTACCCGGGCGAGCCCGCCACCCGCCAGCCCGTGCACACCGTCTACGTCCCCGCCGACGCGCTCGACGGCACCACCGTCGCGGACCTGGTCCGCGACTGGGGCAGCCAGGCCACCCGCCTGCTCGACCGGCACGCGCCGGACGCCGCCTCGCTCGCCGCCGTCCTCGGCCGCCCGGCGGACGCCCTCGCCGCCGAGGTCTACAGCCGGGTCCGGGCAAAGCTCGACCGCGAACCCGTCGAGGACCTGCGCATCGACTTCGAGGACGGCTACGGCAACCGCCCCGACGCGGAGGAGGACGCCGCCGCCGTCCGGGCCGCTCGCCTGGTCGCCGCCGCCGTCGCCGAAGGCACCGCACCCCCGTACTTGGGGATTCGGATGAAGTGCATGGAATCCGCCGTCCGCGCCCGAGGCATCCGCACCCTCGACCTCTTCCTCACCGAACTGCTGGACGCCGGCGCCGGCCGCCTGCCCGAGGGGCTGGTCCTGACCCTGCCGAAGGTCACCTATCCGCAGCAGGTCGGCGCCATGGTCCGGCTCGTCGAGGACTTCGAGCGCGCCGCCGGGCTCCCGGCCGGACGCATCGGCTTCGAGATCCAGATCGAGACCACCCAGGCCATCCTCGGCGCCGACGGCCGCGCCACCGTCGCCCGCATGATCGACGCCGCCGAGGGCCGCGCCACCGGACTGCACTACGGCACCTTCGACTACAGCGCCTCCTGCGGCGTCGGCGCGGCCTACCAGAGCATGGAGCACCCGGTCGCCGACCACGCCAAGGCCGTCATGCAGGTCGCCGCCGCCGGCACCGGCGTCCGGCTCTCCGACGGCTCCACCAACGTCATCCCCGTCGGCTCGGCCGCCCAGGTCCACGACGCCTGGCGGCTGCACCACCGACTGGTCCGCCGCTCGCTGGAGCGCGCCTACTACCAGGGCTGGGACATGCACCCCGGCCACCTGCCCACCCGCTACGCGGCCGTCTACTCCTTCTACCGCGAGGGCCTGGACCAGGCCGCCGCCCGCCTGCACGCCTATGTCACCCGCACCGGCGGCGACGTCATGGACGAGCCCGCCACCGCCAAGGCCCTCAGCTCCTACCTGCTGCGCGGCCTGGACTGCGGCGCCGTCGACGCCACCGAGGTGGAGAAGGCCACCGGCCTGGACCGCCCCCGGCTGGACGCCCTCGCCGGACGCTGA
- the pgsA gene encoding CDP-diacylglycerol--glycerol-3-phosphate 3-phosphatidyltransferase, giving the protein MEVQETRVQTDRVLTIPNVLSVARLVGVPVFLWLVLWPEFNGPKNDGWAIAILMASGVSDYLDGKLARRWGQISRLGQLLDPLADRLFVLSTIVGLTWREIMPWWLTVVLLGREVFIAALLPILRRHGYGPPQVNFLGKAATFNLMYAFPLLLLTTAHGWLGTVAFIIGWAFVWWGTALYWWAGILYAVQTRQLVRAGAAVD; this is encoded by the coding sequence GTGGAGGTACAGGAGACACGCGTCCAGACCGACCGTGTCCTCACCATCCCCAACGTGCTCAGCGTGGCACGTCTCGTCGGCGTCCCCGTGTTTCTCTGGCTGGTGCTGTGGCCCGAGTTCAACGGTCCCAAGAACGACGGCTGGGCCATCGCCATCCTCATGGCGAGCGGGGTGAGCGACTATCTGGACGGCAAGCTCGCCCGCCGGTGGGGCCAGATCAGCCGTTTGGGTCAACTGCTGGATCCGCTTGCCGACCGGTTGTTCGTGCTGTCCACCATTGTGGGTCTGACCTGGCGCGAGATCATGCCGTGGTGGCTCACCGTGGTGCTGCTGGGCCGCGAGGTCTTCATCGCTGCGCTGCTGCCGATCCTGCGGCGCCACGGCTACGGACCGCCCCAGGTGAACTTCCTGGGCAAGGCCGCCACCTTCAACCTCATGTACGCGTTTCCCTTGCTCCTGCTGACCACCGCGCATGGATGGCTCGGAACTGTGGCATTCATCATCGGATGGGCGTTCGTTTGGTGGGGTACAGCGCTCTACTGGTGGGCAGGGATCCTGTACGCAGTCCAGACCCGCCAGCTTGTCCGGGCGGGGGCTGCGGTCGACTGA
- a CDS encoding mannose-1-phosphate guanyltransferase, with the protein MKAVVMAGGEGTRLRPMTSSMPKPLLPVVNRPIMEHVLRLLKRHGLIDTVVTVQFLASLVRNYFGDGEELGMNLTYANEETPLGTAGSVKNAEDALKDDSFLVISGDALTDFDLTELMEFHRSKGAMVTVCLTRVPNPLEFGITILDDEGRVERFLEKPTWGQVFSDTVNTGIYVMEPEVFDYVAADTSVDWSGDVFPQLLKEGKPIYGFVAEGYWEDVGTHESYVKAQADVLEGKVDVDIDGFEISPGVWVAEGAEVDPEAVLRGPLYIGDYAKVEAGVELRENTVLGSNVVVKRGAFLHRAIVHSNVYVGPQSNLRGCVIGKNTDVMRAARIEDGAVIGDECLVEEESIIAGNVRVYPFKTIEAGAYINTSVIWESRGQEKLFGVRGVSGIINVEITPELAVRLAGAYATTLRKGATVTIARDHSRGARALKRAMISGLQASAIDVRDLENVPMPVARQQTARGGSAGGIMLRTTPGIPDSLDILFFDERGADLSQAGQRKLDRVYARQEYRRAFPGEIGDLTFPASVFDSYAGTLHRAVDTSGVAEAQLKVVIDAAHGSAGMLLPSILGRLGVESHTVNQGMDEARPTETPEERRAGLIRLGSLVASSRAAFGVRFDPVGERVSFVDERGHIIEDDRALLVLLDLVAAEGRSGRVALPVTTTRIAEQVAAYHGTQVTWTTTSPDDLTRAASAEGTIFGGDGRGRFVIPEFSGVFDGAAAFVRLVGLVARTQLTLSQIDARIPRAHVQRRDLATPWSAKGLVMRSVVEAAGDRHVDTTDGVRVVESDGRWTMVVPDPAEAVTHLWAEGPDDASTEALLDEWSRVVESTTET; encoded by the coding sequence ATGAAGGCCGTTGTGATGGCCGGCGGCGAGGGCACGCGCCTTCGCCCCATGACATCGAGCATGCCCAAGCCCCTGCTGCCGGTCGTCAACAGACCGATCATGGAGCACGTACTACGCCTGCTGAAGCGGCACGGGCTGATCGACACCGTGGTGACCGTGCAGTTTCTCGCGTCGTTGGTCCGGAACTACTTCGGCGACGGCGAGGAACTGGGCATGAACCTCACCTACGCCAACGAGGAGACCCCGCTCGGCACGGCCGGCAGCGTGAAGAACGCCGAGGACGCGCTGAAGGACGACTCCTTCCTGGTCATCTCCGGTGACGCGCTCACGGACTTCGACCTCACCGAGCTGATGGAGTTCCACCGCTCCAAGGGCGCCATGGTCACCGTGTGCCTGACGCGGGTGCCCAACCCCCTGGAGTTCGGGATCACCATCCTCGACGACGAGGGCCGGGTGGAGCGGTTCCTGGAGAAGCCGACCTGGGGCCAGGTCTTCTCGGACACCGTGAACACGGGCATCTACGTGATGGAGCCGGAGGTCTTCGACTACGTCGCGGCCGACACCAGCGTCGACTGGTCCGGCGACGTCTTCCCGCAGCTGCTCAAGGAGGGCAAGCCGATCTACGGCTTCGTCGCCGAGGGCTACTGGGAGGACGTCGGCACCCACGAGAGCTATGTGAAGGCCCAGGCGGACGTCCTGGAGGGCAAGGTCGACGTCGACATCGACGGCTTCGAGATCTCCCCGGGCGTCTGGGTGGCCGAGGGCGCCGAGGTCGATCCGGAGGCGGTGCTGCGCGGCCCGCTCTACATCGGCGACTACGCCAAGGTCGAAGCCGGGGTGGAGCTGCGCGAGAACACCGTCCTGGGCAGCAACGTCGTCGTCAAGCGCGGCGCGTTCCTGCACCGGGCGATCGTCCACAGCAACGTCTACGTCGGGCCGCAGAGCAATCTGCGCGGCTGCGTGATCGGCAAGAACACCGACGTGATGCGGGCCGCCCGGATCGAGGACGGGGCGGTGATCGGCGACGAATGCCTGGTGGAGGAGGAGTCGATCATCGCGGGCAATGTCCGCGTGTACCCCTTCAAGACCATCGAGGCCGGCGCCTACATCAACACCTCGGTGATCTGGGAGTCCCGCGGCCAGGAGAAACTCTTCGGGGTACGCGGCGTCTCCGGGATCATCAACGTCGAGATCACACCGGAGCTGGCGGTGCGCCTCGCCGGGGCCTACGCCACCACGCTTCGCAAGGGCGCCACGGTCACCATCGCGCGTGACCACTCGCGTGGCGCCCGCGCGCTGAAGCGGGCCATGATCTCCGGCCTGCAGGCCAGCGCCATCGACGTGCGTGACCTGGAGAACGTGCCGATGCCGGTCGCCCGGCAGCAGACCGCCCGAGGCGGCAGCGCCGGCGGCATCATGCTGCGGACGACGCCGGGGATCCCGGACTCGCTCGACATCCTGTTCTTCGACGAGCGCGGCGCCGACCTCTCCCAGGCCGGTCAGCGCAAGCTCGACCGGGTGTACGCGCGGCAGGAGTACCGCCGGGCGTTCCCGGGCGAGATCGGCGACCTCACCTTCCCGGCCAGCGTCTTCGACTCCTACGCGGGCACCCTGCACCGCGCCGTGGACACCAGCGGCGTGGCCGAGGCGCAGTTGAAGGTCGTCATCGACGCCGCCCACGGCAGCGCCGGCATGCTGCTGCCGAGCATCCTCGGCCGGCTGGGCGTCGAGTCGCACACGGTCAACCAGGGCATGGACGAGGCCCGGCCGACCGAGACCCCGGAGGAGCGCCGGGCCGGGCTGATCCGGCTGGGCTCGCTGGTGGCCTCCTCCCGGGCGGCCTTCGGGGTGCGGTTCGACCCGGTGGGCGAGCGGGTGTCCTTCGTGGACGAGCGCGGCCACATCATCGAGGACGACCGGGCGCTGCTGGTGCTGCTGGACCTGGTGGCGGCCGAGGGCCGCAGCGGGCGGGTGGCGCTGCCGGTGACCACGACCCGTATCGCCGAGCAGGTCGCGGCGTACCACGGCACCCAGGTGACCTGGACGACGACCTCGCCCGACGATCTGACCAGGGCCGCCTCCGCCGAGGGCACCATCTTCGGCGGCGACGGGCGCGGCCGCTTCGTGATCCCCGAGTTCAGCGGGGTCTTCGACGGCGCGGCGGCCTTCGTCCGGCTGGTCGGGCTGGTGGCCCGGACCCAGCTGACGCTCAGCCAGATCGACGCGCGCATTCCGCGGGCGCATGTCCAGCGGCGCGACCTGGCCACGCCGTGGTCGGCGAAGGGCCTGGTGATGCGCTCGGTGGTCGAGGCCGCCGGCGACCGCCATGTCGACACCACCGACGGTGTCCGGGTCGTCGAGTCGGACGGCCGCTGGACGATGGTGGTGCCCGACCCGGCCGAGGCCGTCACCCACCTGTGGGCCGAGGGCCCGGACGACGCCTCCACGGAGGCCCTGCTGGACGAGTGGTCCCGGGTGGTGGAGTCGACCACGGAGACCTGA